Within the Amaranthus tricolor cultivar Red isolate AtriRed21 chromosome 15, ASM2621246v1, whole genome shotgun sequence genome, the region AGTCTTTTACTTATTGGTCTTCTTCTCCAGGGTGAAAAGCCTGCTAGCCTTGACACAATAATGAATCTGGAGATGAAGGAATTCATAGAAAAGTGTTTGGTTTCAGCTTCTAGTAGACCATCTGCAGAGGAGTTGTTGAATGACCCATTTCTAGTATCAAATAATCTACCTGGACATATTCCCCTAACTACTCCAAAGATGCTGGAATTGGCCTATGTGTCCAGACCTGAATCTCAATCTATGGATATAGACCTTGATAGCAAGAAGAGTAACTCAACCTCAAGTATGAAAAGCATTTGTGGAATTCCTCGCCAACAAAGCTTAGAATTATTGTATAATAATGTCAAGACATTCAAGTTAATAGGAAAGGTGGAGAATGAGGAGTTGATCAAAATGACCCTTGTGTTTATTGATTCAAAAGGTATTTCAAATTAACAAGCCGACTATTATAGTCACTATTATTTGCTTCCTTTGTTGGAAAACTGAGTGTTGTTTTTCTGCAGCAGGTTATAGGAACAGCGTTGATTTTCCTTTCTACCCTGAAAGTGATACCATCGTTTCAGTTCTGTGCGAGATGATTGAACAGATCAGCGACTTATCCGGAGAGTATTTGGTTCCCATAGTGCAGTTGATGGAGCAGTTGATACCAAAACTAAAGCCGCACTACAAGCCACCTTGTGATTTTAGTCTTGCTGAATATATTAGTTCACTCGAAGATTCTTCTGCTTCAAATTGTATCCTAGATGCACTAAGGTATCTTTTGGAATCTGGAATGTGCAGGACCTCTACAGAAGTAATTGAGATTGGTGATGACCGTTGTGCTCGAGGTTCTCTTGTTTCTGGAATATTAGTTGAACAAAACCCGGTGAATCAAATCATGATTCTGGTTCATGTGCTGGTAATTCCAGTAAAGTCTCCTACAGGTATCATTGGTTACATATGTAGAAGCTTTTTAGTGTCTGTACAATGTTATTCTATTCATCAACATAATCATTTCTATCTTATGCAGTGCTACCGCTACATCTGATGGTTTGAGTCTATCAAGCTTGTCTTCTTTAACATTAATAGAGAAAGACACATACTACGAGGACCTAAAGCAGGAGCTCGATGCAATTGACTCCCAGTATAACGAAAGTCTTCGTGAGCTCTCTAGGAAAAGGGACGAAGCCAAAGAGTTTGCAAAGAAGAATTATGCTTCTAAGTATGGTTTAGTTGCTTGATTGCAGTTGTTGCTTAGTTAGATCTCCATTGTTGCTAACGTCAAAGCTTTCATGTAAATCGTATGGCGTAATAGTTTTGATTCTGTAAAGTTTTTTCATTCGTTCTTTACAAGTtcattttttgaagaaatttctCGACTGATTTCTTTATTAACTGGGTTTAAGTGACAACGAGACGTAGGTTTTTGGTAGGCTTAAAAATTTAGATTGTATGTATAAACTAGTCGTCTCTACTGAAGCCAGTGTCTAAATTGTAGTTGCAACATAAAATTGGCTGCTGACATTGATTATGTAATGGATCAATTTGACTAGTTTGTACTACtcttattatgtatttttgtaaaataaatatGAACACGCGAGCTAATTGTGACCTTTTTGCTTATACTTCTATTAGTTTTACCAACGGACATATCATTTTTACTTGAATTTATAAGGTGtcattatgtatatattatattccaAAAAAAAGTTTGGGGGACGAAACTTATTTTCACACATTTTAAGTTCAGCCACTATATTCACCGATTACTCTTGGCTTGTAAGTTAaagcataatcaaaaataaCTTGTTGAATTCGTTTCgaagttaattttattaatattaaataattaaattacgattaaattagaattattaataAGTATAATAGATATTATGCATTTCAAGCATTAATACATATGTATTTAACTAAGATTATAAAGTTAAAAAGGTGCATTTTAAGCACATATGTACTTAATCTATCCACCTTCTGAACTTTATAATCCTAATTAGAGTGATTTGCCTAATTggagttaaaaaataaaa harbors:
- the LOC130800798 gene encoding probable serine/threonine-protein kinase WNK4 isoform X3 yields the protein MLPRGILPVDTSGYRAFDEVLGIEVAWNQVHIKDSMGSSQQLELLYLEVHILKSLKHANIIRFYHSWEDDRSKTINMITELFTSGNMKQYREKHKQLNIKAIKNWARQILRGLHYLHTQNPRIIHRDLKCENIFVNGHTGEVKIGDLGLATVMQQPAALSVIGTPEFIAPELFRKEEYNELVDIYSFGMCMLEMATNKSSYLECHGVYEIYKKVIRGEKPASLDTIMNLEMKEFIEKCLVSASSRPSAEELLNDPFLVSNNLPGHIPLTTPKMLELAYVSRPESQSMDIDLDSKKSNSTSSMKSICGIPRQQSLELLYNNVKTFKLIGKVENEELIKMTLVFIDSKGYRNSVDFPFYPESDTIVSVLCEMIEQISDLSGEYLVPIVQLMEQLIPKLKPHYKPPCDFSLAEYISSLEDSSASNCILDALRYLLESGMCRTSTEVIEIGDDRCARGSLVSGILVEQNPVNQIMILVHVLVIPVKSPTVLPLHLMV
- the LOC130800798 gene encoding probable serine/threonine-protein kinase WNK4 isoform X2 — translated: MLPRGILPVDTSGYRAFDEVLGIEVAWNQVHIKDSMGSSQQLELLYLEVHILKSLKHANIIRFYHSWEDDRSKTINMITELFTSGNMKQYREKHKQLNIKAIKNWARQILRGLHYLHTQNPRIIHRDLKCENIFVNGHTGEVKIGDLGLATVMQQPAALSVIGTPEFIAPELFRKEEYNELVDIYSFGMCMLEMATNKSSYLECHGVYEIYKKVIRGEKPASLDTIMNLEMKEFIEKCLVSASSRPSAEELLNDPFLVSNNLPGHIPLTTPKMLELAYVSRPESQSMDIDLDSKKSNSTSSMKSICGIPRQQSLELLYNNVKTFKLIGKVENEELIKMTLVFIDSKAGYRNSVDFPFYPESDTIVSVLCEMIEQISDLSGEYLVPIVQLMEQLIPKLKPHYKPPCDFSLAEYISSLEDSSASNCILDALRYLLESGMCRTSTEVIEIGDDRCARGSLVSGILVEQNPVNQIMILVHVLVIPVKSPTVLPLHLMV
- the LOC130800798 gene encoding probable serine/threonine-protein kinase WNK11 isoform X1; its protein translation is MNSVNSRSTSAMVRPVTDNIEDVAERDPSGRYIRYHEILGKGAFKTVYRAFDEVLGIEVAWNQVHIKDSMGSSQQLELLYLEVHILKSLKHANIIRFYHSWEDDRSKTINMITELFTSGNMKQYREKHKQLNIKAIKNWARQILRGLHYLHTQNPRIIHRDLKCENIFVNGHTGEVKIGDLGLATVMQQPAALSVIGTPEFIAPELFRKEEYNELVDIYSFGMCMLEMATNKSSYLECHGVYEIYKKVIRGEKPASLDTIMNLEMKEFIEKCLVSASSRPSAEELLNDPFLVSNNLPGHIPLTTPKMLELAYVSRPESQSMDIDLDSKKSNSTSSMKSICGIPRQQSLELLYNNVKTFKLIGKVENEELIKMTLVFIDSKAGYRNSVDFPFYPESDTIVSVLCEMIEQISDLSGEYLVPIVQLMEQLIPKLKPHYKPPCDFSLAEYISSLEDSSASNCILDALRYLLESGMCRTSTEVIEIGDDRCARGSLVSGILVEQNPVNQIMILVHVLVIPVKSPTVLPLHLMV